From a region of the Candidatus Sulfotelmatobacter sp. genome:
- a CDS encoding DUF2600 family protein — MDAEPPRLGRVPDALWHDVRRTLTVVFRRRSRLVRLLALGPRGWFATARFLTVVIPRAGRELARIRLRAAAIPDPVLREQALASIDLKAYHVHGGAILATFLRGAVARRYVALVAALETIYDYLDNLCDRVPDVSAEAFAALHGALLDALDDRRPLGDWYRAGPAGDDGGYLLALVETARAELRALPSYAAVRERLAEVGAYYAELQVLKHGPSGTREDACDAWYGRNRERFPDLAWWEFAAACGSSLPVFALIELATRPRLDPAEIDATLRAYFPGVSALHILLDYFIDQAEDREHGELNFVACYPSSADAVTALGALVRLALVRVRTLAGAARHRFLVQAMCVFYLTHPKVFEQQLDRESDVLLGALS; from the coding sequence GTGGACGCTGAGCCGCCGCGGCTCGGGCGCGTCCCCGACGCGCTCTGGCACGACGTGCGGCGCACCCTGACGGTCGTGTTCCGCCGGCGCTCGCGTTTGGTGCGGCTGCTCGCGCTCGGTCCGCGCGGATGGTTCGCGACCGCGCGTTTCTTGACCGTCGTCATCCCGCGCGCCGGGCGCGAGCTGGCGCGCATCCGCCTGCGCGCCGCGGCGATCCCCGATCCGGTGCTGCGCGAACAGGCGCTGGCGTCGATCGACCTCAAGGCCTACCACGTGCACGGCGGCGCGATCTTGGCGACGTTCTTGCGCGGGGCCGTCGCGCGCCGCTACGTCGCGCTGGTCGCCGCGCTCGAGACGATCTACGACTACCTGGACAACCTGTGCGACCGGGTGCCGGACGTCTCCGCCGAGGCGTTCGCGGCGCTGCACGGCGCGCTGCTCGACGCGCTCGACGACCGTCGCCCGTTGGGCGACTGGTACCGCGCCGGCCCGGCCGGCGACGACGGCGGCTATTTGCTCGCACTGGTCGAGACGGCGCGCGCCGAGCTGCGCGCGCTGCCGAGCTACGCGGCCGTGCGCGAACGGCTGGCCGAGGTGGGCGCCTACTACGCCGAGCTGCAGGTGCTCAAGCACGGGCCGAGCGGGACGCGCGAGGACGCCTGCGACGCGTGGTACGGGCGCAACCGCGAGCGCTTCCCGGATTTGGCATGGTGGGAGTTCGCCGCGGCCTGCGGTTCCTCGCTGCCGGTCTTCGCGCTGATCGAGCTGGCCACGCGCCCGCGGCTCGATCCGGCCGAGATCGACGCGACGCTGCGCGCGTACTTCCCCGGCGTCTCGGCGCTGCACATCCTGCTCGACTACTTCATCGACCAGGCCGAAGACCGCGAGCACGGCGAGCTGAACTTCGTCGCCTGCTATCCGTCCAGCGCGGACGCCGTCACCGCGCTGGGCGCGCTCGTGCGCCTGGCGCTGGTCCGGGTACGGACCCTGGCCGGCGCCGCCCGGCACCGCTTCCTCGTGCAAGCGATGTGCGTCTTCTACCTGACCCACCCCAAGGTGTTCGAGCAGCAGCTCGACCGCGAGAGCGACGTGCTGCTCGGCGCTCTGTCCTGA